A window of the Verminephrobacter eiseniae EF01-2 genome harbors these coding sequences:
- a CDS encoding DUF4845 domain-containing protein, translated as MNMHRRRSRQRGLSFYGLVFILVLLLAGVVIGGQSVPIFIEYLSAKRAIEKAKLAGPADAVRAAFDRTAQVNDIRSIKSEDLEITEHGGQVVVSFKYERAIALGGPAYLVYRFAAQTH; from the coding sequence ATGAACATGCATCGTCGCCGCTCGCGCCAGCGCGGGCTGTCTTTTTATGGGCTGGTCTTCATTCTCGTGCTGCTGCTGGCCGGCGTGGTCATCGGCGGCCAGTCGGTGCCGATTTTCATAGAGTATCTCTCCGCGAAAAGGGCGATCGAAAAGGCCAAGTTGGCCGGTCCCGCCGACGCAGTGCGTGCGGCCTTCGACCGCACTGCCCAGGTCAATGACATTCGCTCGATCAAGAGCGAGGACCTGGAAATCACCGAACATGGCGGCCAGGTGGTGGTGTCGTTCAAGTACGAGCGCGCCATTGCGTTGGGTGGTCCGGCCTACCTCGTGTACCGCTTTGCCGCGCAGACCCACTAA
- the lepB gene encoding signal peptidase I yields MTQFMQVFTALVLAAFAAYAGAWYIGSIESNFALLLSLATAITGAFWLAEQCYFLPWRRRAAQALPDVTQALQGVTQALPGSTQALPGAQHGAGMAGEPGATEAVRKARERLLMQPWWLDWTAGLFPVIAAVFFLRSFLVEPFKIPSGSMIPTLLVGDLILVNKFTYGIRLPVINTRITAGNPPARGDVMVFRYPPQPSQDYIKRVVGVPGDEVAYINKRLTINGQVIETKALPDFLEEDAMRYFPQWEERLGAESHRLLNNPDAPAFVQGASHFAYRENCRYSVEGVVCKVPQGHYFMMGDNRDNSLDSRYWGFVPEGNIVGKAFFVWMNFGNLGRIGPFH; encoded by the coding sequence ATGACGCAATTCATGCAAGTTTTCACGGCCCTGGTGCTGGCCGCGTTCGCGGCCTATGCCGGCGCCTGGTACATCGGCTCGATCGAGAGCAATTTCGCGTTGCTGCTGAGTCTGGCCACCGCGATCACCGGCGCTTTCTGGCTGGCCGAGCAGTGTTATTTCCTGCCCTGGCGCCGCCGCGCAGCGCAGGCGCTGCCTGATGTGACGCAGGCGCTGCAAGGTGTGACGCAGGCGCTGCCCGGTTCAACTCAGGCGTTGCCAGGCGCGCAACACGGCGCAGGCATGGCTGGCGAGCCGGGCGCTACCGAGGCTGTCCGCAAGGCCCGGGAGCGGCTGCTGATGCAGCCCTGGTGGCTGGACTGGACTGCGGGTTTGTTTCCGGTCATTGCCGCCGTGTTCTTCCTGCGCTCGTTTCTTGTCGAGCCTTTCAAGATCCCGTCAGGCTCGATGATCCCGACCCTGTTGGTGGGCGACCTGATCCTGGTGAACAAGTTCACTTACGGCATCCGACTGCCCGTCATCAACACCAGGATCACCGCAGGCAACCCGCCCGCACGCGGCGATGTGATGGTGTTTCGCTATCCACCGCAGCCGAGCCAGGACTACATCAAGCGCGTGGTCGGTGTGCCCGGAGACGAGGTCGCCTACATCAACAAGCGTCTGACCATCAATGGCCAGGTCATCGAAACCAAGGCGTTGCCGGACTTCCTCGAAGAAGACGCAATGCGCTACTTCCCGCAGTGGGAGGAGCGGCTCGGCGCCGAGTCGCACCGCTTGCTGAACAATCCGGATGCGCCCGCCTTCGTGCAAGGAGCCAGCCATTTCGCCTACCGCGAAAACTGCCGCTACAGCGTCGAAGGCGTGGTCTGCAAAGTGCCGCAGGGGCACTACTTCATGATGGGCGACAATCGGGACAACTCACTGGACTCGCGCTACTGGGGCTTCGTACCCGAGGGCAACATCGTCGGCAAGGCTTTTTTTGTCTGGATGAACTTCGGTAATCTCGGGCGCATAGGCCCCTTTCACTGA
- the era gene encoding GTPase Era — MNGATKNVADGEAATSALAPHDLDAMLTAAGVTDVAGVAAATPGQRCGAIAIVGKPNVGKSTLLNALVGQKISITSRKAQTTRHRITGICTRAQTQFVFVDTPGFQTRHANALNKSLNKAVVGALGDVSLILFVVEAGNFTLADAKVLSLFKPGVATLLLANKLDLVPRRADIAPWLQSMQERHPFAEFVPMSAKNQGDIERLFGICARYLPEQAWWYAPHELTDRSEKFLASETVREKLFRFTGDELPYTSTVLIDRFGQELSRQHKRLVKIAATIVVERDSHKMMVIGDKGERLKRIGTEARQELEKQLDAKVFLELWVKVRSGWADDQARVRSFGYE, encoded by the coding sequence ATGAACGGCGCTACCAAAAACGTAGCCGATGGCGAAGCTGCAACAAGCGCCTTGGCACCCCATGATCTGGATGCGATGCTGACCGCCGCAGGCGTTACAGACGTTGCAGGCGTTGCAGCGGCCACGCCCGGCCAACGCTGCGGCGCAATAGCCATCGTCGGCAAGCCGAATGTGGGCAAGTCGACCTTGCTCAACGCGCTGGTGGGCCAGAAGATCAGCATCACCTCGCGCAAGGCGCAGACCACGCGCCACCGCATCACGGGCATTTGCACGCGCGCGCAAACGCAATTCGTTTTCGTCGACACGCCGGGCTTTCAAACCCGGCATGCGAACGCGCTGAACAAATCGCTGAACAAGGCCGTGGTGGGCGCGCTCGGCGATGTCAGCCTGATCCTCTTCGTGGTCGAGGCCGGCAACTTCACGCTGGCCGATGCCAAAGTACTGTCGCTGTTCAAGCCCGGCGTCGCAACGCTGCTGCTGGCCAACAAGCTCGACTTGGTGCCGCGCCGCGCCGACATCGCGCCCTGGCTCCAAAGCATGCAGGAGCGCCACCCGTTTGCCGAGTTCGTGCCCATGTCGGCCAAGAACCAGGGCGACATCGAGCGCCTGTTCGGCATCTGCGCCCGCTACCTGCCCGAGCAGGCTTGGTGGTACGCGCCGCACGAACTGACCGACCGCAGCGAAAAATTCCTGGCCAGCGAGACCGTGCGCGAGAAGCTATTTCGCTTCACCGGCGACGAACTGCCCTACACCTCGACGGTGCTCATCGACCGGTTCGGGCAAGAGCTCAGCCGGCAGCACAAGCGCCTGGTGAAGATCGCCGCCACCATCGTGGTCGAGCGCGACAGCCACAAGATGATGGTCATCGGCGACAAGGGCGAGCGCCTCAAACGCATCGGCACCGAAGCGCGCCAGGAACTGGAAAAACAGCTCGACGCCAAAGTCTTCCTGGAACTATGGGTCAAGGTGCGCTCCGGCTGGGCCGACGACCAAGCGCGCGTGCGCTCGTTCGGCTACGAATGA
- a CDS encoding ribonuclease III family protein, producing the protein MRPDLIALQERLQHVFSDPGLLERATTHRSFSAEHNERLEFLGDSVLNLAVSSLLYQRLSALPEGELSRVRANLVRQESLYQLALRLPLAQALRLGESLSGNRQRRSRRRCADELQPDEAGSGGLQHPSILADALEALIGAVYLDAGYASAQALVQRLFQDVEISPRMQAAARDAKTALQEWLASRKMKPPQYQVVARVGAAHCPTFEVACGIPALGLTERGSAGSRQAGEQAAAAAMLATLKARNL; encoded by the coding sequence GTGCGGCCCGACCTGATTGCGCTGCAAGAGCGCTTGCAGCATGTTTTTTCCGACCCCGGTCTGCTCGAGCGCGCCACTACGCACCGCAGTTTTTCTGCCGAGCACAACGAGCGGCTGGAGTTCTTGGGCGACTCCGTGCTGAATCTGGCCGTCTCCAGCCTGCTCTACCAGCGCTTGTCGGCCCTGCCCGAAGGGGAACTCTCGCGTGTCCGCGCCAACCTCGTCAGACAGGAGAGCCTGTACCAGTTGGCCTTGCGCTTGCCACTGGCCCAGGCGCTGCGTCTGGGCGAGAGCCTCTCGGGCAACCGGCAACGCCGTTCACGGCGCCGGTGCGCTGATGAACTGCAACCGGACGAGGCCGGATCCGGCGGCCTGCAACACCCATCGATCCTGGCCGATGCGCTGGAAGCGCTGATCGGCGCCGTGTACCTGGATGCCGGTTACGCCAGCGCCCAAGCGCTGGTGCAGCGCCTGTTCCAGGATGTGGAGATCAGCCCCCGGATGCAGGCGGCGGCCAGGGACGCCAAAACCGCATTGCAGGAGTGGCTCGCGAGCCGCAAAATGAAACCGCCCCAGTACCAGGTGGTGGCAAGGGTCGGGGCGGCGCATTGTCCGACCTTCGAAGTCGCGTGCGGTATTCCCGCTCTGGGCCTGACCGAGCGCGGCAGCGCCGGCTCGCGCCAGGCCGGCGAGCAGGCGGCGGCGGCGGCCATGCTGGCCACATTGAAAGCCAGAAATTTATGA